The window TTGACCTTCAGAAAGTAAGAAAGCAGTATAATTTCACTAGCAGATTAGGGGGGCAACTAAATACTGGCCGAGTAATACTACAGCGTATATATCCTATGCAGGAGAGTGTACTAAGTACTACCATTAATAAATACTCTGATGATAGTATTAAGTAACCTACAACCCTCATTAAAAAGGGAGATGGGACATTATTACTAAGTCGGCACAGGGGAACATAAACATCACAGAAGCAAAGTCGCAGTCATGCTCATCTTGACACTTGGAAGTACATTTTCCAAGTATGGATTATGCACGAAAGAAAACAGACGAGTACGGAATAATCGATACATTCGTGACAAATTGTGCAAACCTCTTCATATTGCAAATCTCTGAACTGTGGAAGTGGCAGCCGTTCAGCAAATTCAATATAGGAACGTGGAATAGATTCAGTGATTCCATCCGCAAAAGTAAATAATGATGAATCAGCTACAGTTGAGCTTTGCTGGAGGAGACCGTCAGGACTCACTGTTGAATTATATAGGGAAAGAACATGTAAATCAGTTTCTATTCAAACCGTGGTACAATAATTAGGTGGACATGTATCCTTCAGCTAATAGCTATTCTAAGAGGTCGAACATAAAAGATGGATAGAAAGTATGTCAAATAAATGCAAACAAACAAGTGATCTTATGTCCATGAAAAGCTATTCTTTGAGATCTAGCTAACAGTTCATCCATATATATAAACACAGAAGGAAGACCTAACAGGAAACCCAAAGTACACTCTTCCCAAGGCCAATGCTACTAAAAACTGTGGTTAGATGTAATGCCCTGGAATAAAATGTGATTCAGATTTTCAATACAAGTAGCTAAGGTATGAAAGAGGAAGCAATTCGTCAAAATTCAACAAATACGTAGCCATGGGCCTCTACCCACTAACTACTGAATAAAATCTGGTTGGTTCAGAAATCAGCAACAGACCTTTCAAAATTCCTCCTTCTGTATTTAACTTGAACCCGTTGTCCTCCACAAATTTGTTGAATTTACTAATACTTCTGATATCTGACTCTAGGCGATGAGTGGAGACTGTGGCATGGTTCAGTGCATAGCCATTAACAAGAGTCCATCCAGCATATTCACTTTCCCTGGTGCCCGAATGGAAAGTATGGAGAGTCAACATGGCTAATGGAATAAAGAAATAAATGTATGAAAGACAGAATCAGGAAACTACTAAGCAAATGGAAAAAAAAGGCAACTCCATTTCTTATGGAAACTGCACAGAATCAGCCATAATACACAAACAGTTTCGTGGTGACCAACATAAGATTTAGCTCCTGGCCTATTGAAGCAGTCAAGAGTATTTACATGAGTACCTAGATAAAACCTGGAAATCAGAATAAGTGGGCTTCTCCCATGTCAGCTCTCCAAATGTACTTGCAAGAACAGCATATTTATTTCCATTAGCTGATGTTTTGATGTATTTCCGTATAATTTCCTGCAGAGAAAAAGTAacagataaaataaaatacagttGTATATATGAGTAAAAGATGGGAATAAAGCAGCTCTAGTGGCAGCCATATCAGAGCTCAGTAGTCAAATTCCCTGACAGCCGATGTTAACGTCAGATTTTTCAAACTAAATATCTTAACACTAGTGCCAGTGCATAGAACATTATAACCTACTCATCTCTGAGTATTTACTCTGACAGAACTACAGAAATAACCTAAGAAGAAACGGTTTTCAGAAAGCATTTTTTTTCTATGGTGATATGTTTCAGTAGTCTTCTTCAGCCATACAAAAGTGTTATGAGCTATGTCTGAAATTCCTTTAGCCCTACAAGCATATTATGAACGAACAGTTGTCCATAATACTACTAATATCTTAGACAAACAAACTGAAGGAATTAAGTAATCGCCGAGTATCACCTGGCTCGGAGCACTCAGCTCATCTACAAGAAGTTCAGAAATGAATATCCTTGGCAAAGGTCCATATATACCAGCTCTGGTGTATCCATCATTGTTGGGAGGGGAAAACCATAGCGCTCTTAGTTTTTTCGCTGGGAACCTTAGTTCTTCACGAGACTCGTAACCAAAATCAGTAAAAAATTCAGCAAGTGAGTCTATACCATAACCGTCAACCTGCAGTTATAACAGACGGGAAATGGTCATAACAATAATCAACATCACACAATTGTGCATTATGTAACACGGAGCATGTAGAAAGCCAACTAAATTTTAAGCTAGTACTCACCCCAAATGTTCTGAAAGCAAAGTGATCAAAACAAATGTGGTCCCCGTCGTAAGAATGGACAAAGTCCAGAATCTTTTCGGCAGTTGGATTCCTGCTCAAATAAACTTTTTGCATGTTTGAGAGAACTGACCGGAAAAATAGATCAGAACCCTGAAGTAGAAGAAAGTTAAGACTATTAGTTTGTTTCCCAGGAAATTTGAGAAGTAATCAATCCACAGAAGATGAAACAACAAGTATAAATCAAGTAACATATAGCCAAAACTATTAGAAAGTATGAAAAACGAAGTGATTGAAAGTTTTCCCCATGGCCATTATATGGTATGGgaaaaatatttttaaaataattaaatatcAATATTTCTATTGTTTGATCACCCTGACGCATATGAAGAACAAAACATTCTTTCGAAGAGGTTTGAATCAACAGAAAACTGATTTTCTTTCAGTGTTGTGCAAAGGGTTCTTCAGAGAGAAACAAAATCATATGGATTTCAATCCTCCAAAATTCATGTGAAAGTCGTTGGAATCAAAGAGGCCCTCATGGAAACGTCCCTTCTTACTTCAAAACTTCCATAAACTAATCCTCATTTTCAAGTTAAAGAATCAAAGAAGGAACAACTGTTTCAAGGCTGATCCAGAATTATGAACCCAATAAAAAATTACATGTGGGGTCCATCCTTGGTGATTATTAAACCCATGGTGTGCCAAAATTTACTTCTACCTTTTGTACAAAGAATTTATAAGCTCTGTCAGCTCTCGTAGGAAGTTTGTGCTGTACAGTTCCATCTTCTATCAATTGGATTCATTTGCTGAAATCTGCCCAACGGTCGCTACAGTTCACAGGTTTATTTGGCCCCGTTGGAAGTCTGCCAAAGTCATGGATAGCAGAGAAACGGGGACACCAGAATTTGAAGTCACACACGATGCACGCTTCACATCTCAGGAGGCCTAGCCTATCATGGATCGTCAGCTGGAAAAAGGCGCTTCCAAATAACTCCGAGGACCGAGGGTATTTCTTTTAGTCCACTTGGTTGAAGGTCCCTGTTTAAGGTATAGTTTGTTTTCCTACTTACGACAACGATTTCTGCAGTCGCTGTGCAGTAGTAACACAGTTATAGAGCGATTTGGGTGTCTCCAGGCTTGGATCAGGGCCTCCCCTCCGACGATGACAAGGTACTATCAACAGGACAGGAGCAGAGCAGGACATGCCCACCATCCCTGACGTTGGCGTAAAACTAAGTTCCACTTCCGGGAGCGTACGTACCTTGGGAAGCGGATCGGAGGCGGGAATGGGTGAgggcgcggcgccggcggccatggcgacgctgcggcggtggtggcggagaCCGGACGGAGCGAGCGGCACGGCGACCACGGGGGAGCGGCGAGTGCGGAGGAGCGCAACGGCCGCGGGGAATCTCGCGGCGGCGAGGGTCGCGCCGGCCATGAAAGGGTGGGGAGCGAGGCGGAACGGGACGGAACGGAAGCGGACTGGGGCGGGGGTTCACTGGTGTGGCACGACAAGTAATAAGCAGGGAGCGATCAGCAGAGAGAGAAGTCGACAAGTCTGCACCGGAAGCGAGGAAGGACAGATGCTGCCGGCAGCTGGCAGCTGACGTGGCGAGCAGCAGGAGTTGCGGGCGGGTTTCTCCAAGCCAGTCACGAGGCCTATCCGGTTGGGCGAGGGCCCGCTCGGCTCGTCCGAGGTTTCAAGTGGCCCATTTGAGGGATATTCTTGTTGGCCCAGGTCATATTTTAAGTGCGGATTTCATGAGGATTTGGGCTGGGCCCAGGCCATCAGGAAAGCGCGTTAGAAGAAACCGCCTAAGTGGTTGTTTGGATACTAAGAATTAGATGCCAGATTTTGGGAAACGAGTTTTAGGAGGATTTTTAGGAAAACCAATTTTAGTTAGTTTTTCTATTAAGATAAATATATATAGTTCCTTGTTTGGATCAAGACAAATTATAACGTGGTTATGTAGTTCTTCGTTCGGGAAGCAACGAGTTGTATTATGTAAAGATTTCGTTGAGCATCATATTTGAGCTTCTCAACATGCTCTTGTTGGTTACCCGAAAGGCAGGAAGTACTAGTCTACGTATGTATTCGTCCTGCTTGTATTCACCGTGCCAATGACAAGCACCGACGCGGTGCCGTGCAAGCGCTGCGCCGATGGTTTCAGCTATCCAAGCGTCGTGCCAATGTTCTCGACCGGGAGAACCAGCTTGAACAGAAGAGGAGAGTAAAATGGCTCTCCAGCACGTGGTGTCACAGCAGTGGCCATGGACGCTGACGAGGTTCCGCTTCTCGCATTGGGACTCGGGAGCAACATTGCTGTCGTCGATGGTGTCATATCTGTCGCCATGGGCGATAAGGAGGCCGCGGTGCTCCTGTCGAAAACAACACGCGCCTCCTTCGGTGGTGTCGCAGCCGTCGCCATGGACGCGCTGAGGAGGTCGCGCTGCTTCCATCAAGCACAACACACCACAGTCGATGGTGTAGCAGTTGTCGCCATGGCTGTTGAGGAGGTTGTGCTGCTCGCGCGGAGAACACGTCGTCGTCAATGGTGTCATAGTCGTTGTTGTGGCCGCTAAGCAGGTCGTGCTGCTCGCACTGGAACAACACGTCGTCAGCAATAGTTCGCAGCCGTAGCCATGGGCGCCGGGACCAAGACGGTGCCGGCGAGGCTTGCCGTGAGGTACCGCCGGTGGAACTTAGTTGATCACCACAACGAGGACGCCCAGTCCATTGCCATCTACTTGTACGTACGAAACGGGTATATAGAAAAACCACTATTAGTCATTTTCCTAAAAACTCACTTTTTGGGTTTTTAGAAAACTCAGTTTGACTTATCCCGTTTTAGTTGGATAATCCAAACAAGTTTTTAGGTTGTTATAACAGAAATTGCGTTTAAACAAAGTCGGTTCTCCATAAACTGGCTATCCAAACAACCCCTAAAACCAATGGCCAACCTCTCACTCTCCtgatcctcaaaaaaaaaaaacctcTCACTCTCTTCtaactcaaaaaaaaaaaaaaaaaaaaaaaaaaccctCTCACTCTCCTTCCGGGAGAAGCCATGTCGAAACCGCCACCGCCACCCGCCTCCGAGGCCTCATCCTCTGTCGCCGCGGCCGCTCCTCGTTCCCTTCCTCCAacgctcctcctccctccttcgtCCAGCGGGAACCGAGGCACGCGCGGCCGCAGTGCCGCGGGGAGCAGGAAGGGCAAGGCGCCGGTCGGTTCGGCGGCCGGCGCGCAGGGAGGGAGACACCAGCACGACCCGCTAGGGGAGGCGGTGAGGTTGGTTGGGAGGGACGTGGACCCGGGGGTCGCCGGCGCTGACATCCTGGAGCTGGCGATGGCCAAGGGGCCCATGTTCTCGTGGCTGAGGTACTGGCCGGAAGAGGGGTATCCCGAGGAGGGTCGACCTTACTGAAGCCCATCCCGGCTGTTaggtactactccctccgtcccataatataagagggttttttacactagtgtaaaaaaaagctcttatattacgagacggagggagtaatatatatTGCAATTTTATTACACATCAATGTTGGGGGTCTTTGCCCCTAATCGGTCCAGTCTAGGAGTTGATCATCTCCCGTGCCACTAATTATCATACCGCCAATGACTATCCTGTGCACCTATGTAGTTCAAAATGTGCTTAAGATTACTGCACACAATGTGATCCAATGATTCCTTCAGCGTGAGTTTATCTCCACTCGGTGTCTGAAATGATATGTGATGCGAAATGGATCATGTCTTACCAAATTGGCCAATTTGAATTATAGCCTTGCTAACTCTTTTTGGTTGATGAGATTAAGCTAATGTTCATATCTTAACTGGTAACTGTTCACTTTCCCACCCAAAATAGTGCCGTTTTATTTAAGCTGTGCATGTACTACTCATGTTACATCATTTAGCAGAGCTAAGTCAATGATCCACGAACATCGATGCTTCTGATTACATGTTTTAAATTATTTATTTAGATCTCAGTTTCTTAGTTTGATTCAAACtgcatgttttgattgtgagtaGTGCTAGTTGACGAAATTCAGCGAGACTAAGATGAGTTATTGTATAATTATCGCTGAAATATACGAAACCAGAGCTTTATATTAAATTTAAAGAATATGTAAAAACATTATTTTCTCAGAAGCCTAAGTATAGCCACATGATAATCATTCAATACATCCATCTTAAGTCCCCATGCTCCATTTATCTACGTACTAGCTGATAGTACACAATAAAATACAAACCGTTTTACAAGCTTTTATAGATACCTCACAAGCCACAAACTCACACAATATTATCACGCGCTTAAAGGACCATTTTCTTATGTCAAACCAGGAGCCTGTAGGAATGACCTCACCAATTCAAATTCTTGTACACATGGGTTCAGTTCAGGCATGATGTGTGGACGCCTGAAGAAATCCATTGCGAATCTGACTGGCAATGTCTGCAACAGCACCTGGGCCATGCGGGAGGAAAACTGCAGAAGATTTGGATGAAGCACCAATCTCTTTCATGGTGTCAAAGTATTGGGTGAGCAGAACCAAGTCCATCACATCCTTGGCGGAAGTCCCGGGCACATTGCCAGAAAAGCCAAGCACACTGTCTCTGAGGCCATCAACTATTGCCTGCCGCTGCCTTGCAATTCCAAGGCCAGAGAGATACTTAGCTTCAGCCTCTCCCTCAGCTCTCTTGATTTGAACGATCTTTTCTGCCTCTGCCTTCTCATTTGCCGCAACACGCATTCTTGCAGCTGAACAGCGTAATACAAAGAAATGGTTATACATATACATCAAACTGCATAGATAAACATTAGGGTTTTAGATTAGCTATATCAACACCCTAATGTGAACTACTCCTAAGGTTTGTTAGCAATACATAAATGGAACACCTGAGTTGATGCTAGATTTTAGCAGTTCATACTCCAAACTAAGCTCTACTCAAGTAGGCAAACGCTTACCGGCATTAATTTCATTCATAGCCTTTTTAACCTTTTCATCTGGCTCTATATCAACAATTAGTGTCTGCACAATCTCATAGCCATAAGCAAACATAGCCTTCTCAAGCTCCTGCTCCACAGATTTTGCTATGTCGTTCTTTTGCTCAAAAACATCATCCAGTTGTAGTTTGGGAATGCTTGCTCTGATAACTGCAAGATCATATACCCTTGTTAAGAATCTCGTGAGAGGATTTTTAGCATTTACATATCCAAAATTTTCTTCGATTCATGAGAATTTCCAGAAATTACTATATTTTAAGAAGATAATCCTTACCATCAAAGACATAAGATTGGATTTGAGATTTTGGGTTGCTCAGCTTATAGTACGCATCATTTGCTTTGTCCTCCATTGCTCGGTATTGAATGGATGCAACAATTGTAACAAAAACATTGTCCTGTAAGATGATGCATAGTGTCAGCAGAAAATAGATCGCATAAATCAATGTGATCTCTACAAGTTTTTGTGATGCATGGGGGTGTTTTGAGTGGATAATTCGAGAAGTGAATTGTAAGAGTACCTTTGTCTTTGTCTCACAGCGAACGTCCATTTGCCTAAGCCTAAGTGTAAGCTTACCACTGACACGGCTTCCGATAATCCATGGCACACAGTGACACCCGGGATCAAGCACATCCTCAAATTTCCCAAATCTTTCCTTGATGGCTACTGTTGACTGGTCCACTTGTACACAGCAGAGCAACTTGCCTATTGCTGCAACTAGTTTGCCCATTCTTATTTCTGTCTTGAAACAATGAAGGTATGAATCAATGTTACAACAGCTTTCAGATTAAAAAAAATCATTCCCAGTCACTTTTTGCAGGCAAATTATGTGTGTGCTGCAGCAGCACTATACAAGAAAATGATGTACATAACTACATATAGGTAATCCTCCTGTATGAAATAGTGAAAGCCATACAAGCTATGACTAACTGGCCAGCAGATTACCGGATCGTTAACTATTTGCTTAATAGGCTAACATATTGCTGGGTTTTTTGTTTGTTTTCATAATAGGCAATCATATTTTCTGAATTATTCTTTGtatattttcaaaaataataattgTAATTTGGTTCGGAAAGCTTTGTGGTTTGCCGAAAGCTAACTTCAATATGCCAATATATTGAAAGTTATCTAAGAAAGATGATGTTGTCACCAATTATTGTTGGTGGGCTGATTGCCTCAACATCTTCTTTTTCCTCTCGATTTAGTTTCATCTCAGACGGATTTTTCTTTACACTTGAAGGATCGATAAGTTATTGCATTGTTTGCATTACTAGACAGTAACATAACCTCTTTCCCCCTATAGCAGGATAGGAATATAGAAGAAGTTAAGGGGAGGTAGTATAGCTGACTTACATTAACCTCTCTTTTGATCTTTGAGCACTGGCGCCACAGCCACTGCTGAAGATTTGAGATAACTGGTGAAGATAGTTCGGATTGTTGAAGAGGATATGGGATAACTGGATTTTGTCTTGAATTATCTAGGAGCATGGGGAGTGCTTTTATACACGAGTAGTTGGGTCATATGTATCCAGGTCAACGCCAGCATTTCTTTTTCGGAATCTGCACAGTAGCCTGGGAGAAACTTCTTAGGGCGGGTTTGGATTTTTGTTGTTTGAATCAGTTGCAGCCAACCAAACCCAATACCATGGCTGGTTATGCTAGTCTTGGCTAAATAAGCATTTAATTCTGTTGTCAACGTAGACCTGGCTTTAATGATAGTTGTCGTTCAAAGCTTGGTATCTTAAATGTTGGATTTACAGTCTTGAAAggaatttatttattttctctccAGGAAACCTGACTAAAATCTCATACCTCAAGAATTGTGTTCTTAGGATCTCAGGGTCACAAGCGAAATTTTTCTCTTTTTCGAGTACTGAAACTTTCATTTTGGCTGGAGTGTTTAGCAATCTTTCTCTGTCAATTGTAACTGTTGCCTTACAATGGCAACTGCTATGTGTTTCAGTGGATCTTTCGAAAAACTTTGTGTTTGGTGCCAGTTTACTAATACAAGAGTCGACGTGAGTTGATTGAGTAAAATATATATCATGTTACCACTGAAGGCCGGACTTTTGGAGCCGCTGGAAAAGGTAGGAACTTTTTGGAGCCGTTGATCGTTCTTTTCGTGTTTGCCCCTAATTTCTTGTGGAAGTTACGGAAAATCCTCCCCCGGTTGATGTCAAATAACTCGAAAAAAGTAGCCGAGGTATTTGTTGATGGTATGGTAATGGTGAGAGACAGTTGTGGTTTATGTTCGAACTCCGCGTCACCTCCATTATTTTGCTGTCTGTGACAACACAAACATGGCAACTTGGCAAGGGGTAAGGACTGGCGTGCATGACGAATCAAAATTATAATTGTTGACCTGCGATTGGAGCTTTGTATCGTACTACGCGTTTTGCTGGTTTGGCCGTTCAATGGTCGGAAATTCCCCAGCGGCGACCATTCCCCTAGGATCAAATAATGATCCACTAGTGGTTGTCGTGGAGGTGTGGCTTTGATTAGGATCAGGATCAGGATTGTTTCAAAGCTTGCGACCTTAAGTGCTAGAGGCCCAACCTCAATGAAATTTGATTTTATCTCTCTTCGAAACTTGAATATGGAAATGCTACTTGAAGAACAGTATTCCTTCATCTGAAAAGGAATCCTATACTTGGAGTATCTTCAAGGATTGCTAATTTGATTCCCTATATCTATATGTCCGCGGACGCTTCCGTGCAGGAGCCCGCCCCGGCAACCACATGCCTCATGTGCAAAACATCTAATCCGTATAAAGCCATGAAATGTTGATTTCATACATAGTTCATACAAACTAATACTCCCTCCTTCTCAAAATTTTGGTGCAACATCCGTATCTACACAAATCTAAGACAAAAAATTTGGAACGGGGCACAACAACACAACTACAACACGGAAAAACCTGCCCAAATCCGAAACACCTCGCCGCGTCTTGATCGACGCCGAACACCTCCAAAGAACAGCAACTCCAGCTTCCTTTGGATTCATCCGCGACGACCCTACATAGCGCCGGAGGTGAGCGGTCAGGGCCACGACAAACACCGGAGGAGCACGAACAGGAAACTCAGTCTCCTCGCACGATGCTCCCAACAGAGAAACGACGTCGCCAACGCCACCATCATGCCGCTCCAGAGGACCAAGGTTTTCGCCCGAAGACAACTGCCAACACCAAGCACGAAGGAGATGGCGACACACTCGACGTCGCCTCCAGAGAGGGGAACGACACCCGCGGGTGCCATCGACGCCGGCCGGCCAAAACCGGACAGGATTTTCATCCGTAATGTTGCGCATCCCCACTCCGACGAGGTACCGGGCAGCACCGTTCCTGAAGCCTCGCACCGCCGTCATCGTAGCAGATCCACGGAAGCCGCGTAGCCGTGGTCCAACACCACCCGCACTGCCGAGAGAGCCAACCAGAAGTGTTCCTCGCCAGGATCCGACAAAAGCCCTCGCCTTGTCCCCGCTGTGCCTCCAACCGAACCGCGAGCCCCCGCGCCGCCAGCGAGAAGAACGCCGCGCCAGACCACGCCCGCGCCTAGCACGCGCTCCGCCACGCCGCTCGCGCCAAGACCGAACACCCCAGCCTCTGCGCCGCCCTCCAGACGCAACTCCCCCGCGCGAAGGAGGTGCGTCGGGGCGCGCCACCCCAGCCCGCGCGCGCGTCGCGACCGACCAGCACGCCGCGCTGCCCTGCTCCATCTCCAGCCTGCGCGCCCCCACTGGCCACGACGCGCCAGCCTCCGAGCACCGCCGCCAGATCGAGGAAGAAGCCCCCCGCGGCCCCTACTCCAGGCGAGCGCGAGCAGATCCCGCCGCCACCGGCACCgcgcgggctttgcccggcggcggcggcggggagggaaGGGAGAGGGGGAATCGAGGGGCCGGCGGCTAGGGTTGCGCACCCGGGTCGCCCGCGGGGGACGGGGGGAGTTGATGGTTAGAAAACGAGCTACATTCGAAAAGAAGATTGCAAATTACGTACTACACTACTACTACTCGTCGGAGTAGAGATTGATGACCCCCTTGTCGGAGTCGCCGGCCTCGTGGTCGTTGGCGGTGGGGGGAATCGAGGGCATCTCATTGTTGTCAGCGTCATCCGCGAAGAACTCCTCCCGCTCAACGTTGCGGAGGCGGAAGCGGCCACGGTTCGCCGCCACACCTCCTCGAACTCGAGGACTCAAGAATAGTGCGGTTCTCCGCGAAGAGGGTGTTGTCACGGACGAGCTCGACGAAGGAGGCAGCGCCCTTGCGTTCGGCCTCGAACTGCGCCTCCGTTGCGAGGTGCTCTGCCTCCTCGGCTTAGGCGAGGAGGAACTGCTCCTCTGCCTCCTTCGTCGAGAGGAGGCGAATTTTGTCGCCCCCGCAGGCCACGGTGTCCACCGCCTCAAACCCGGCGACATGATCAATCCCCACCTCATCCATGctcgccacctcctcctcctccgactgCTATGTCGCTTTCGTGCTTGATCCTTACCTTCTGTGTTTCGCTGTTTGATCTTAGTTAACTCCTCTCTTGCTTTGCACACAGTTCTACTTTGTAGTTTGCCACGGTGGAGCCACTGTGATCGGAGGAGTCCTCAGCAGCTCCTTCGCTGAAGAGATGAAGGGCAAGGCGATGAAAGTGCTAGGGTATGCGCTCGGCTCGGCCAGTGTATCACAGTGTCGATAGTTAGCTTCCTTTGATGCCCTTTCGCTTGGCGCTGGGATGATtgaagatggtggtgatgttaGCATCGTCTGTTTCTCTTTGTTATCAAAGTTGCCAAGACATTGTTGAATGGCTTATAATTTGTTTATGATGCAATATCGATGAAGTGGATTGGTGCAACATGCAACATTGG is drawn from Aegilops tauschii subsp. strangulata cultivar AL8/78 chromosome 1, Aet v6.0, whole genome shotgun sequence and contains these coding sequences:
- the LOC109737618 gene encoding 2-oxoadipate dioxygenase/decarboxylase, chloroplastic/amyloplastic isoform X1; this encodes MAGATLAAARFPAAVALLRTRRSPVVAVPLAPSGLRHHRRSVAMAAGAAPSPIPASDPLPKGSDLFFRSVLSNMQKVYLSRNPTAEKILDFVHSYDGDHICFDHFAFRTFGVDGYGIDSLAEFFTDFGYESREELRFPAKKLRALWFSPPNNDGYTRAGIYGPLPRIFISELLVDELSAPSQEIIRKYIKTSANGNKYAVLASTFGELTWEKPTYSDFQVLSRESEYAGWTLVNGYALNHATVSTHRLESDIRSISKFNKFVEDNGFKLNTEGGILKVSPDGLLQQSSTVADSSLFTFADGITESIPRSYIEFAERLPLPQFRDLQYEEVKEHHRRDGFEVGNADKIFESTSKDQLTRRSA
- the LOC109737618 gene encoding 2-oxoadipate dioxygenase/decarboxylase, chloroplastic/amyloplastic isoform X2, with amino-acid sequence MAGATLAAARFPAAVALLRTRRSPVVAVPLAPSGLRHHRRSVAMAAGAAPSPIPASDPLPKGSDLFFRSVLSNMQKVYLSRNPTAEKILDFVHSYDGDHICFDHFAFRTFGVDGYGIDSLAEFFTDFGYESREELRFPAKKLRALWFSPPNNDGYTRAGIYGPLPRIFISELLVDELSAPSQEIIRKYIKTSANGNKYAVLASTFGELTWEKPTYSDFQVLSRESEYAGWTLVNGYALNHATVSTHRLESDIRSISKFNKFVEDNGFKLNTEGGILKGQGTPQARWF
- the LOC109737619 gene encoding hypersensitive-induced reaction 1 protein isoform X3, giving the protein MGKLVAAIGKLLCCVQVDQSTVAIKERFGKFEDVLDPGCHCVPWIIGSRVSGKLTLRLRQMDVRCETKTKDNVFVTIVASIQYRAMEDKANDAYYKLSNPKSQIQSYVFDVIRASIPKLQLDDVFEQKNDIAKSVEQELEKAMFAYGYEIVQTLIVDIEPDEKVKKAMNEINAAARMRVAANEKAEAEKIVQIKRAEGEAEAKYLSGLGIARQRQAIVDGLRDSVLGFSGNVPGTSAKDVMDLVLLTQYFDTMKEIGASSKSSAVFLPHGPGAVADIASQIRNGFLQASTHHA
- the LOC109737619 gene encoding hypersensitive-induced reaction 1 protein isoform X1, whose translation is MFGPSTWLRQSSSWTPAASDDSTPSSCKWGWRSLSAPPPPSGGGARVSQAGARCLAALPPLVRRQRQLGHRAYTVNEVPVASEAMPTRSSSEIRMGKLVAAIGKLLCCVQVDQSTVAIKERFGKFEDVLDPGCHCVPWIIGSRVSGKLTLRLRQMDVRCETKTKDNVFVTIVASIQYRAMEDKANDAYYKLSNPKSQIQSYVFDVIRASIPKLQLDDVFEQKNDIAKSVEQELEKAMFAYGYEIVQTLIVDIEPDEKVKKAMNEINAAARMRVAANEKAEAEKIVQIKRAEGEAEAKYLSGLGIARQRQAIVDGLRDSVLGFSGNVPGTSAKDVMDLVLLTQYFDTMKEIGASSKSSAVFLPHGPGAVADIASQIRNGFLQASTHHA
- the LOC109737619 gene encoding hypersensitive-induced reaction 1 protein isoform X2 — encoded protein: MLLDNSRQNPVIPYPLQQSELSSPVISNLQQWLWRQCSKIKREVNTEIRMGKLVAAIGKLLCCVQVDQSTVAIKERFGKFEDVLDPGCHCVPWIIGSRVSGKLTLRLRQMDVRCETKTKDNVFVTIVASIQYRAMEDKANDAYYKLSNPKSQIQSYVFDVIRASIPKLQLDDVFEQKNDIAKSVEQELEKAMFAYGYEIVQTLIVDIEPDEKVKKAMNEINAAARMRVAANEKAEAEKIVQIKRAEGEAEAKYLSGLGIARQRQAIVDGLRDSVLGFSGNVPGTSAKDVMDLVLLTQYFDTMKEIGASSKSSAVFLPHGPGAVADIASQIRNGFLQASTHHA